The following coding sequences are from one Geodermatophilus normandii window:
- a CDS encoding serine hydrolase domain-containing protein, with protein MSPTRTRPADPAALDRARATVTDLMARHHVPGLTVAVTDADRLLFAEGFGHADLSTRRPATVDTGYPWFSMSKIATATAAMRLADEGRLDLDAPVRELVPAFATRSGELPRVRQLLDHTAGAPNPLPVRWVLPADAPDGDVHTATRRLLARHGHPTRPPGGPARYSNLGYLVLAEAIAHASGEPFTDHVRRAVLVPAGMTATGYTHRPGADHASGHVRLPRPLVPALRAALPGGLVGERHGGQVALRPFRVAGAGYGGLIGTAPDAARLLRLHLADGVVEGNRVLTPETARAMRTITTPGRPFDLGLGWFRRPADRDARPAFVEHWGTGGGFWNAMRLYPDLGLGVVVMANTTRAYGHSALVSALVTAFTA; from the coding sequence ATGTCCCCGACCCGCACCCGGCCCGCTGACCCCGCCGCCCTCGACCGGGCCCGCGCCACCGTCACCGACCTCATGGCCCGCCACCACGTGCCCGGCCTGACCGTCGCCGTGACCGACGCCGACCGGCTGCTGTTCGCCGAGGGCTTCGGACACGCCGACCTGAGCACCCGGCGCCCGGCCACCGTCGACACCGGCTACCCGTGGTTCTCCATGTCCAAGATCGCCACCGCCACCGCGGCGATGCGGCTGGCCGACGAGGGCCGCCTCGACCTCGACGCCCCGGTCCGCGAGCTGGTCCCCGCCTTCGCGACCCGCTCCGGGGAGCTGCCCCGGGTGCGGCAGTTGCTCGACCACACGGCCGGGGCGCCCAACCCGCTGCCGGTCCGCTGGGTGCTGCCCGCCGACGCTCCCGACGGCGACGTCCACACCGCCACCCGGCGGTTGCTGGCCCGGCACGGCCACCCGACGCGGCCTCCGGGCGGGCCCGCGCGCTACTCGAACCTCGGCTACCTCGTCCTCGCGGAGGCCATCGCCCACGCCTCCGGCGAGCCGTTCACCGACCACGTGCGGCGCGCGGTGCTGGTCCCGGCCGGCATGACCGCCACCGGCTACACCCACCGTCCGGGGGCGGACCACGCCAGCGGCCACGTCCGCCTGCCTCGTCCGCTGGTCCCCGCGCTGCGGGCCGCGCTGCCGGGCGGGCTCGTCGGCGAGCGACACGGCGGCCAGGTGGCGCTGCGACCGTTCCGGGTGGCCGGTGCCGGCTACGGCGGGCTGATCGGGACCGCACCGGACGCCGCCCGGCTGCTCCGGCTCCACCTGGCCGACGGAGTCGTCGAGGGCAACCGGGTCCTCACCCCGGAGACCGCGCGCGCGATGCGCACCATCACCACCCCGGGCCGGCCGTTCGACCTGGGACTGGGCTGGTTCCGCAGGCCCGCGGACCGGGACGCCCGACCCGCCTTCGTCGAGCACTGGGGCACCGGCGGCGGGTTCTGGAACGCGATGCGGCTGTACCCGGACCTGGGCCTGGGGGTGGTGGTCATGGCCAACACCACCCGCGCGTACGGCCACTCCGCACTGGTGTCCGCGCTGGTGACCGCCTTCACCGCGTGA
- a CDS encoding molybdopterin-dependent oxidoreductase: MAAARAHGFLAVGMARQPLPREHGSPARLLVSCRHGQDGNLTWLRRLAVTATPPPSHRGSRGSADGTHPVHPASRIDVPGARGHLAPGEVPVRGGARAPPVGVDRVQLQVDGGPWTDATLGPDLGPDAWRPWSATWQAAPGRRELRVRRRTTTGEWQEETTSTTPVPHGSAASTPFRSTSAAVPSARRSAAGRGGPHPCPVGGARCRRVTRLVRPCHILVRFRSIRPWPSSPRAARRRCRCCSTCGSSTT; encoded by the coding sequence GTGGCGGCCGCCCGGGCCCACGGGTTCCTCGCCGTCGGCATGGCCAGGCAGCCCCTGCCCCGCGAGCACGGCAGCCCCGCCCGGCTGCTCGTCTCCTGCCGGCACGGACAGGACGGCAACCTCACGTGGCTGCGGCGGCTCGCCGTCACCGCGACACCGCCGCCGTCGCACCGGGGGTCGCGCGGCTCGGCCGACGGCACCCACCCGGTGCACCCGGCCTCCCGGATCGACGTCCCCGGTGCCCGCGGTCACCTCGCGCCCGGCGAGGTTCCCGTCCGCGGCGGCGCCCGGGCGCCGCCGGTCGGGGTCGACCGCGTGCAACTGCAGGTCGACGGCGGACCGTGGACCGACGCCACCCTCGGTCCCGACCTCGGCCCGGACGCCTGGCGCCCGTGGTCGGCCACCTGGCAGGCCGCTCCGGGCCGGCGCGAGCTCCGTGTGCGCCGCCGCACCACGACCGGGGAGTGGCAGGAGGAGACCACCTCCACGACACCGGTCCCCCACGGGTCCGCGGCATCCACACCGTTCCGGTCCACGTCGGCGGCGGTGCCGTCGGCCCGGCGATCCGCGGCCGGCCGCGGAGGCCCTCACCCGTGCCCGGTGGGCGGTGCGCGGTGTCGCCGCGTGACCCGGTTGGTACGTCCTTGCCACATCTTGGTGCGGTTCCGTAGTATCCGGCCATGGCCGAGCTCCCCCCGGGCAGCACGCCGGAGATGTCGGTGCTGTTCGACCTGTGGCTCGTCAACCACCTGA
- a CDS encoding flavin-containing monooxygenase, giving the protein MPTTSSTDRLLDVLVIGAGQAGLALGPHLARRGADFLLVDAGPEIGHSWRTRWDSLRLFSPAQYDSLPGLPFPAPADTHPGKDDVADYLAAYAAHFALPVRLDTPVLRLHRDADGTFTATTPTGTLRARQVVVATGPFQTPHVPAIAGGLDPDVPQVHTAGYRNPAQLPGGGRVLVVGAANSGLQVAAELAATQPVTVAVGTRPTELPQRIAGRDLFSWLSAVRFFTVPSSSRIARRLRARGDLVIGSRSRDLRRRGVDFRPRLTGLTGRTARFADGSTVDVVAVVWATGYRPDHSWLHVPGVVVDGQVRHTAGTTDVPGLHVLGLPWQTCRGSALLGFVGADAEALAARLTVGAGSTGVSGRAPATRATSPV; this is encoded by the coding sequence ATGCCGACCACCTCGTCCACCGACCGCCTCCTCGACGTCCTCGTCATCGGCGCCGGCCAGGCCGGACTCGCCCTCGGTCCCCACCTCGCCCGCCGCGGCGCGGACTTCCTGCTGGTCGACGCCGGGCCGGAGATCGGCCACTCCTGGCGGACCCGGTGGGACTCGCTCCGGCTGTTCAGCCCCGCCCAGTACGACTCGCTGCCCGGCCTGCCGTTCCCGGCCCCCGCCGACACCCACCCGGGCAAGGACGACGTCGCCGACTACCTCGCCGCGTACGCCGCCCACTTCGCCCTGCCGGTGCGGCTGGACACCCCCGTGCTGCGGCTGCACCGCGACGCCGACGGCACCTTCACTGCCACCACCCCCACCGGGACGCTGCGCGCCCGGCAGGTCGTGGTCGCCACCGGCCCGTTCCAGACCCCGCACGTCCCCGCCATCGCCGGCGGGCTCGACCCGGACGTGCCGCAGGTCCACACCGCCGGGTACCGCAACCCGGCCCAGCTGCCCGGCGGAGGTCGCGTGCTCGTGGTCGGCGCGGCCAACTCCGGCCTGCAGGTCGCCGCCGAGCTGGCCGCCACCCAGCCGGTCACCGTCGCCGTCGGCACCCGGCCGACCGAGCTGCCCCAGCGCATCGCCGGCCGCGACCTGTTCTCCTGGCTGTCGGCGGTGCGGTTCTTCACCGTGCCGAGCTCCAGCCGCATCGCCCGCCGGCTGCGCGCCCGCGGCGACCTGGTGATCGGCAGCCGCAGCCGCGACCTGCGCCGCCGCGGCGTCGACTTCCGGCCGCGGCTGACCGGCCTCACCGGCCGCACCGCCCGCTTCGCCGACGGCAGCACCGTCGACGTCGTCGCGGTCGTGTGGGCCACCGGCTACCGCCCCGACCACTCCTGGCTGCACGTGCCCGGCGTCGTCGTCGACGGGCAGGTCCGCCACACCGCCGGGACCACCGACGTCCCCGGCCTGCACGTCCTCGGCCTCCCCTGGCAGACCTGCCGCGGATCCGCGCTGCTCGGCTTCGTGGGCGCCGACGCGGAGGCACTGGCCGCCCGGCTGACCGTCGGCGCCGGTTCCACCGGCGTGTCCGGTCGCGCGCCGGCGACCCGGGCGACCTCACCGGTGTGA
- a CDS encoding MarR family winged helix-turn-helix transcriptional regulator: MAELPPGSTPEMSVLFDLWLVNHLISGALDDVLTVTGGLSGEDFGFYSLLRRFGPVTPSQVVRWTAMRPTTVSTLVRRLQQRGHVEQRPNPADGRSRLLALTPAGEDAHTRTADAFFAATRTLAAALGPDEPRQRAALQRLDTALREVGGLDPRPYTVPAAPLEGPPGLSYDGPPLTAGEEAHVRAYIGFIRSRRQEGTRHVPDPHPAR; encoded by the coding sequence ATGGCCGAGCTCCCCCCGGGCAGCACGCCGGAGATGTCGGTGCTGTTCGACCTGTGGCTCGTCAACCACCTGATCTCCGGGGCGCTGGACGACGTCCTCACCGTCACCGGAGGGCTGTCCGGCGAGGACTTCGGCTTCTACTCGCTGCTGCGCCGGTTCGGGCCGGTCACCCCGAGCCAGGTGGTCCGCTGGACCGCGATGCGCCCGACGACGGTGTCGACACTGGTCCGCCGGCTGCAGCAGCGCGGACACGTCGAGCAGCGCCCCAACCCGGCGGACGGACGATCCCGGCTGCTCGCCCTGACCCCGGCCGGCGAGGACGCGCACACGCGGACCGCCGACGCCTTCTTCGCCGCCACCCGGACACTGGCCGCCGCCCTGGGCCCCGACGAGCCCCGGCAGCGCGCCGCCCTGCAGCGCCTCGACACGGCACTGCGCGAGGTCGGTGGCCTCGACCCACGGCCCTACACCGTGCCCGCCGCCCCGCTCGAGGGTCCGCCCGGGCTCTCCTACGACGGCCCGCCGCTGACCGCCGGCGAGGAGGCACACGTCCGGGCCTACATCGGCTTCATCCGGTCCCGACGTCAGGAAGGCACCCGCCATGTCCCCGACCCGCACCCGGCCCGCTGA
- a CDS encoding helix-turn-helix transcriptional regulator — MLVGRDPERAAVAILLDGARAGTGGALVVRGVAGAGKSTLLADAVANASDMTVLRTSGVESESPLAFAALQRLLWPLRSRLTALPAPQRAALAAALGEAAGEGERFLAFLGTLSLLADAAERTPVLAVVDDAHWLDDASAAALLFAARRLQVERVAVLFAARDGDTRSFDAPDLPTVVLGGVAGADADAVLRARAGGAIDPEVRDRLVAATGGNPLALVELAGVLTAASLAGRAPLPAQLPSTGGVERGFLDRYRRLGESAQRFLLVAAADDTGRLAVVRDAAERLGAGDDALDEVERAGLLTVDGDALTLYHPLVRSAVYRAATSARRRAAHRALAAAVGTDADRRAWHLAAAADRPDEAVVAALDAVAERAAARGGHEAAADAWARAAELTPGGEARGRRLYLAASSAWSGAHPSRAAALATAAEAEALDPRVRARLLLLQGQLEWNTRSLDDGHDLVLRAAEVAAGVDRAMAQELAMLAASLSACGARSARAVDLVTLVPAPEPDAAPRVRAARALMRGFLAADRGDWAAAAESFRCAFALTDDDPVDDHVLQPNLGVATWLVDDDERDLRLHEQQLTGARRAGALSMVEHALTRGAPVQIATGAWGKAAAAAAEALPLTAATGHVGLTALPIAELALVAAMRGDDGVDRHLAEVTAVREAHPVGISDFLVVDMAHWARGLRAAGRPATALHHLAQIASPRLRRMAAIDRLETAARADRADLLRAWLAELEDFAAGTGAPAAVAVVEHGHALLAGDGEAEAHFRRALAAHAASLRLPDRARTELAYGEHLRRARRRVDAREHLRTALVLFEDLGATPWAERAAQELRASGETARRRDVSTATDLTAQERQVAALVRQGLSNRDVAAQLFVSPRTVDFHLRNVFSKLGVSSRTELTALPLDL, encoded by the coding sequence GTGCTGGTCGGACGGGATCCCGAACGCGCGGCTGTCGCCATCCTGCTCGACGGCGCACGCGCCGGGACCGGGGGCGCGCTGGTGGTCCGCGGCGTGGCCGGGGCCGGCAAGTCGACACTGCTGGCCGACGCCGTCGCGAACGCCTCCGACATGACGGTGCTGCGCACCTCGGGGGTGGAGTCGGAGTCGCCCCTGGCGTTCGCCGCACTGCAGCGGCTGCTGTGGCCGCTGCGTTCCCGACTCACCGCGCTGCCTGCGCCACAGCGTGCGGCCCTGGCCGCCGCACTCGGCGAGGCCGCCGGGGAGGGAGAGCGGTTCCTCGCGTTCCTCGGCACGCTGAGCCTCCTCGCCGACGCCGCCGAGCGCACCCCCGTGCTGGCCGTCGTCGACGACGCCCACTGGCTCGACGACGCCTCGGCCGCGGCCCTGCTGTTCGCCGCGCGCCGTCTCCAGGTGGAGCGGGTCGCGGTGCTCTTCGCCGCCCGCGACGGCGACACGCGCAGCTTCGACGCGCCCGACCTGCCCACCGTCGTCCTCGGCGGCGTGGCCGGGGCGGACGCCGACGCGGTGCTGCGCGCGCGGGCCGGTGGTGCGATCGACCCGGAGGTGCGCGACCGGCTGGTGGCGGCCACGGGCGGGAACCCCCTCGCCCTGGTCGAGCTGGCCGGGGTGCTCACGGCCGCCTCCCTGGCCGGCCGGGCCCCGCTGCCCGCGCAGCTGCCGTCGACCGGCGGGGTGGAGCGGGGGTTCCTGGACCGGTACCGGCGCCTCGGGGAGTCGGCCCAGCGGTTCCTGCTGGTGGCCGCGGCCGACGACACCGGCCGGTTGGCCGTGGTGCGCGACGCCGCCGAGCGTCTCGGAGCCGGGGACGACGCCCTCGACGAGGTCGAGCGCGCCGGGCTGCTCACCGTCGACGGGGACGCGCTCACCCTGTACCACCCCCTGGTGCGCTCCGCGGTCTACCGGGCGGCGACCAGTGCGCGGCGCCGCGCGGCACACCGCGCGCTGGCTGCGGCGGTCGGCACCGACGCCGACCGCCGCGCCTGGCACCTGGCCGCCGCCGCCGACCGGCCGGACGAGGCGGTCGTCGCCGCCCTCGACGCGGTCGCCGAGCGCGCCGCGGCCCGGGGAGGCCACGAGGCCGCGGCCGACGCGTGGGCCCGCGCCGCCGAGCTCACCCCTGGCGGGGAGGCCCGCGGGCGGCGGCTGTACCTGGCCGCGTCGTCGGCCTGGTCGGGTGCCCACCCCTCCCGGGCGGCGGCCCTGGCCACGGCGGCCGAGGCCGAGGCGCTCGATCCGCGGGTGCGGGCGCGCCTGCTCCTCCTGCAGGGACAGCTGGAGTGGAACACGCGCTCCCTCGACGACGGCCACGACCTCGTCCTGCGGGCCGCGGAGGTCGCCGCGGGCGTGGACCGGGCGATGGCGCAGGAGTTGGCGATGCTGGCCGCGTCGCTGTCGGCCTGCGGGGCGCGGTCGGCGCGCGCCGTCGACCTCGTGACGCTCGTGCCCGCGCCGGAGCCGGATGCCGCGCCGCGCGTGCGGGCCGCGCGAGCCCTGATGCGCGGCTTCCTCGCCGCTGACCGCGGCGACTGGGCGGCGGCCGCCGAGTCGTTCCGGTGCGCCTTCGCCCTCACCGACGACGACCCGGTCGACGACCACGTGCTGCAGCCGAACCTCGGCGTCGCGACCTGGCTGGTCGACGACGACGAGCGGGACCTGCGGCTGCACGAGCAGCAGCTGACCGGTGCCCGACGCGCGGGCGCGCTCAGCATGGTCGAACACGCCCTCACCCGTGGCGCCCCGGTGCAGATCGCGACCGGAGCGTGGGGGAAGGCCGCGGCCGCGGCGGCCGAGGCGTTGCCGCTGACCGCTGCCACGGGTCATGTCGGGCTGACGGCGCTGCCGATCGCGGAGCTCGCCCTCGTGGCGGCGATGCGCGGGGACGACGGCGTGGACCGTCACCTGGCCGAGGTGACCGCCGTGCGGGAGGCGCACCCGGTCGGCATCTCCGACTTCCTCGTCGTGGACATGGCGCACTGGGCGCGCGGCCTGCGCGCCGCCGGCCGACCCGCCACCGCGCTGCACCACCTGGCGCAGATCGCCAGTCCCCGGCTGCGCCGGATGGCGGCGATCGACCGCCTGGAGACGGCGGCCCGTGCCGACCGCGCCGATCTCCTGCGCGCCTGGCTGGCGGAGCTCGAGGACTTCGCCGCCGGCACCGGCGCGCCGGCCGCGGTCGCCGTCGTGGAGCACGGGCACGCGCTGCTCGCCGGCGACGGGGAGGCGGAGGCGCACTTCCGGCGTGCCCTGGCCGCGCACGCGGCCTCCCTGCGGCTGCCCGACCGGGCCCGCACCGAACTCGCCTACGGCGAGCACCTGCGCCGGGCCCGGCGGCGGGTCGACGCCCGCGAGCACCTGCGCACCGCGCTGGTCCTGTTCGAGGACCTCGGCGCCACCCCGTGGGCCGAACGGGCCGCCCAGGAGCTGCGCGCGTCCGGCGAGACCGCCCGCCGCCGCGACGTGTCCACCGCCACCGACCTCACCGCCCAGGAGCGGCAGGTCGCCGCCCTCGTCCGGCAGGGCCTGTCCAACCGCGACGTCGCCGCGCAGCTGTTCGTCAGCCCCCGCACGGTCGACTTCCACCTGCGCAACGTGTTCAGCAAGCTCGGCGTCAGCTCCCGCACCGAGCTCACGGCCCTCCCGCTGGACCTCTGA
- a CDS encoding helix-turn-helix transcriptional regulator, whose amino-acid sequence MLAGREAERAAIAALLDAAGSARGGALVVRGVAGSGKSTLLADAVGSAAGMTVVRTQGVESESPLAFAALQRLLRPLRARLPALPAPQRTALRAALGEAAGDGDRFLAFLGVLSLLADAAEESPVLVVVDDAHWLDDASAAALLFAARRLQAERVALLFAARDGDVHDLDAGDLPTVVLGGVGGEDADTLLGAREIDPAVRDHLVTATGGNPLALVELAGVLTGDQLAGRAPLPAPLPLTGGVERGFLDRCRRLTAAAQRFLLVAAADDTSRLPVVVDAARHLDAGDALDEVERAGLVRVEGTGLSLHHPLVRSAVYRAATSAQRRAVHRALADVLAADLDRRAWHLAAAADRPDEAVVAALDAVAERAAARGGHEAAAAAWARAAELTSGSEARGRRLYLAASAAWSGAHPWRAAALATAAGAGVTDPPLRAQLLALQGQIEWTTGSLDDGYDLVLQAAQAASGVDPALARQLAVVASTLAVFGARSPRAVDPGALMPVPAPDAPARVRAAAALLRGFLAAARRDWTAAAGSFREAFALTGTEFVPDHVQRNLGIAALVIGDDERGLRLHERLLTAARRAGALDLVEYALTRGAQFQIAVGAWAEATSAATEALRLAAGTGRAGMTALPTAQLALLSARRGDDAAERQVAEAAAIRQAHQGGVTDTVVVDLLHWARGVRAGRQSATALHHLVQITEPTIRRLAAIDCLEVAVQAGRDDVARAWVEELAAFAAGTGAPAAVAVAEHGRALLAEGPAAEEHLRRALTAHAGSLRLPDRARTELALGEFLRRARRRVDAREHLRAALGLFDDLGAVSYAARAAAELRASGETARRRDVSTATDLSPQERQVTVLVRQGLPTRDVAAQLFLSPRTVEFHLRNVFAKLGVSSRAELAALPLDALPLDALPLDA is encoded by the coding sequence GTGTTGGCCGGGCGCGAGGCCGAACGCGCGGCGATCGCGGCGCTGCTCGACGCCGCCGGGTCCGCGCGCGGCGGGGCACTCGTGGTCCGCGGCGTGGCCGGGTCCGGCAAGTCGACCCTGCTGGCCGACGCCGTCGGGTCCGCGGCGGGCATGACCGTGGTGCGCACGCAGGGCGTGGAGTCGGAGTCCCCGCTGGCGTTCGCTGCCCTCCAGCGGCTGCTCCGGCCCCTGCGCGCACGCCTGCCGGCGCTGCCGGCGCCACAGCGGACCGCCCTGCGCGCGGCGCTGGGCGAGGCCGCAGGCGACGGTGACCGGTTCCTCGCGTTCCTCGGCGTGCTGAGCCTGCTGGCCGACGCGGCCGAGGAGTCGCCCGTCCTGGTGGTCGTCGACGACGCGCACTGGCTGGACGACGCGTCGGCTGCGGCACTGCTGTTCGCCGCCCGCCGGCTGCAGGCCGAACGCGTGGCGCTGCTGTTCGCCGCCCGCGACGGCGACGTCCACGACCTCGACGCCGGGGACCTGCCCACCGTCGTCCTCGGTGGCGTCGGCGGCGAGGACGCCGACACGCTGCTCGGCGCCCGCGAGATCGACCCGGCGGTCCGTGACCACCTGGTCACCGCCACCGGCGGCAACCCGCTCGCGCTGGTCGAGCTGGCCGGTGTCCTCACCGGCGACCAGCTGGCCGGGCGGGCGCCGCTGCCGGCGCCGCTGCCGCTGACCGGCGGCGTCGAGCGGGGGTTCCTGGACCGCTGCCGCCGGCTGACCGCCGCGGCCCAGCGGTTCCTCCTGGTGGCCGCGGCCGACGACACCTCCCGGCTGCCCGTCGTCGTCGACGCCGCCCGGCACCTCGATGCCGGTGACGCCCTCGACGAGGTCGAGCGTGCCGGGCTGGTGCGCGTCGAGGGGACCGGGCTGTCGCTCCACCACCCGCTGGTGCGCTCCGCGGTCTACCGGGCGGCGACCAGCGCGCAGCGACGCGCCGTGCACCGCGCGCTGGCCGACGTGCTCGCCGCCGACCTGGACCGGCGTGCCTGGCACCTGGCGGCCGCCGCCGACCGGCCGGACGAGGCGGTCGTCGCCGCCCTCGACGCGGTCGCCGAGCGCGCCGCGGCCCGGGGAGGCCACGAGGCGGCCGCCGCCGCGTGGGCCCGCGCCGCCGAGCTCACCAGCGGCTCGGAGGCCCGGGGGCGGCGGTTGTACCTGGCCGCGTCCGCCGCCTGGTCGGGTGCGCACCCGTGGCGGGCGGCGGCGCTGGCGACCGCCGCCGGGGCCGGGGTGACCGATCCACCGCTGCGAGCGCAGTTGCTGGCCCTGCAGGGGCAGATCGAGTGGACCACCGGGTCCCTCGACGACGGCTACGACCTCGTCCTGCAGGCCGCCCAGGCCGCCAGCGGCGTCGACCCGGCGCTGGCGCGGCAGCTGGCGGTGGTCGCGTCCACGCTGGCGGTGTTCGGAGCGCGGTCGCCGCGCGCGGTGGACCCGGGTGCGCTGATGCCCGTGCCGGCGCCGGACGCCCCGGCCCGTGTTCGGGCCGCGGCGGCCCTGCTGCGCGGGTTCCTCGCCGCGGCCCGCCGGGACTGGACCGCCGCCGCGGGTTCCTTCCGCGAGGCGTTCGCGCTGACCGGGACCGAGTTCGTCCCCGATCACGTGCAGCGCAACCTGGGCATCGCCGCCCTCGTGATCGGCGACGACGAGCGCGGGCTGCGGCTGCACGAGCGGCTGCTGACCGCCGCCCGCCGCGCCGGAGCGCTGGACCTCGTCGAGTACGCCCTGACCCGCGGTGCGCAGTTCCAGATCGCCGTGGGCGCCTGGGCGGAGGCGACCAGCGCCGCCACCGAGGCGCTGCGACTGGCGGCGGGTACCGGCCGGGCCGGGATGACCGCGCTGCCCACCGCCCAGCTCGCCCTGCTCTCGGCCCGGCGTGGGGACGACGCCGCCGAGCGCCAGGTCGCCGAGGCCGCGGCCATCCGGCAGGCGCACCAGGGTGGGGTCACCGACACCGTCGTCGTCGACCTGCTGCACTGGGCGCGAGGAGTGCGGGCCGGCCGGCAGTCGGCGACCGCCCTGCACCACCTGGTGCAGATCACGGAGCCCACGATCCGTCGGCTCGCGGCGATCGACTGCCTGGAGGTCGCCGTCCAAGCCGGCCGGGACGACGTCGCCCGCGCGTGGGTGGAGGAGCTGGCCGCCTTCGCCGCCGGCACCGGCGCCCCGGCCGCGGTCGCGGTCGCCGAGCACGGCCGCGCCCTGCTCGCCGAGGGTCCCGCCGCCGAGGAGCACCTCCGCCGTGCCCTGACCGCCCATGCGGGCTCGCTGCGCCTCCCCGACCGGGCCCGCACCGAGCTGGCCCTCGGTGAGTTCCTGCGCCGCGCGCGCCGCCGGGTCGACGCCCGCGAGCACCTGCGCGCCGCGCTGGGCCTCTTCGACGACCTCGGCGCGGTCTCCTACGCCGCACGCGCCGCGGCCGAGCTGCGCGCGTCCGGCGAGACCGCCCGTCGTCGCGACGTGTCCACCGCGACAGACCTGAGCCCGCAGGAACGCCAGGTCACCGTCCTGGTCCGGCAGGGGCTGCCGACCCGGGACGTCGCCGCCCAGCTGTTCCTCAGCCCCCGCACCGTCGAGTTCCACCTGCGGAACGTCTTCGCCAAGCTCGGCGTCTCCTCCCGCGCCGAGCTCGCCGCGCTGCCCCTCGACGCGCTGCCCCTGGACGCGCTGCCCCTGGACGCGTAG